A DNA window from Calliphora vicina chromosome 1, idCalVici1.1, whole genome shotgun sequence contains the following coding sequences:
- the LOC135949323 gene encoding uncharacterized protein LOC135949323, with protein sequence MVSHGSIYKLAKKLQSLSDPEFNIIPKSVKMDLIRQKIRENLHRAYLRNEKTYNTRCRQVKFVPGQEVYRRNFQQSDFKTNFNAKLAKKFLKCRIVRPVGNSLYEVEDLQGKSLGVFHAKDLKQ encoded by the coding sequence ATGGTTTCTCATGGGAGTATCTATAAACTGGCTAAGAAATTACAAAGTCTAAGCGATCCTGAATTCAACATAATACCGAAATCCGTGAAAATGGATTTAATAAGGCAGAAAATTCGTGAGAATCTGCATAGAGCCTACTTAAGGAATGAGAAAACCTATAATACACGATGCCGTCAAGTTAAGTTTGTACCAGGTCAGGAGGTTTATCGTCGCAATTTTCAGCAGAGCGACTTTAAGACCAATTTCAATGCTAAGCTAgcgaagaaatttttaaaatgtagaaTTGTACGACCTGTAGGTAATAGTCTATACGAGGTTGAAGACCTTCAAGGGAAATCGTTGGGGGTATTTCACGCCAAAGATTTGAAACAATAG